Proteins encoded within one genomic window of Saccharomyces paradoxus chromosome V, complete sequence:
- the RIP1 gene encoding ubiquinol--cytochrome-c reductase catalytic subunit RIP1 (Ubiquinol-cytochrome-c reductase~similar to YEL024W): MLGIRSSVKSCFKPMSLTSKRLISQSLVASKSTYRTPNFDDVLKENNDADKGRSYAYFMVGAMGLLSSAGAKSTVETFISSMTATADVLAMAKVEVNLAAIPLGKNVVVKWQGKPVFIRHRTPHEIQEANSVDMSALKDPQTDADRVKDPQWLIMLGICTHLGCVPIGEAGDFGGWFCPCHGSHYDISGRIRKGPAPLNLEIPAYEFDGDKVIVG; encoded by the coding sequence atgcTAGGAATAAGATCATCTGTAAAGTCCTGCTTCAAACCAATGTCTTTGACTTCAAAAAGGCTGATTTCTCAATCTTTGGTGGCCAGCAAATCCACTTACAGGACCCCAAATTTTGATGACGTTTTAAAGGAGAATAACGATGCTGATAAAGGCCGCTCTTATGCCTACTTCATGGTTGGTGCTATGGGTCTTTTGTCATCTGCAGGTGCCAAATCAACCGTAGAAACCTTTATTTCATCTATGACTGCCACAGCCGATGTTTTGGCTATGGCTAAAGTTGAAGTCAATTTGGCGGCCATCCCATTGGGTAAAAACGTTGTCGTCAAATGGCAAGGTAAGCCTGTGTTCATTAGACACAGAACTCCTCATGAAATTCAAGAAGCTAACAGTGTGGATATGTCCGCTTTGAAGGACCCACAGACCGATGCTGACAGAGTCAAAGACCCTCAGTGGTTAATTATGTTGGGTATTTGTACTCATTTAGGTTGTGTTCCAATTGGTGAAGCCGGTGATTTCGGCGGTTGGTTCTGTCCTTGTCATGGTTCGCATTATGATATTTCTGGTAGAATCAGAAAAGGACCTGCTCCCTTAAATTTAGAAATTCCTGCCTATGAATTTGATGGTGATAAGGTCATTGTTGGTTAA
- a CDS encoding uncharacterized protein (similar to YEL023C): MDSFKYIHKQYNKSGTRGDSSINSSSHSSSGKNIILCFDGTRENFGPQPFTNILKLYNLLENSDGSKQICYYQPGIGSVGFDAVVDIRRRLTISHLQNLLDSMFAFSLDNHICSAYLFLMKYFEPGDRIYMFGFSRGAFIARVLAGMIERVGLLSRGLEEMVKMAWQIYEKWEYDSQPNELQYTSTLAEEFKKTFSRDCEVKIHFQGLFDSVNSVGILRDRLFPCTQRSNIVEHVRHCVSLDERRGKFKQLCFTPMPYIPRLFSLAYCNQLTDRCSTVSTSNALMRDHSPENPLIKYTLKSGAHSVGNPSPLIPDNHERLLSSKSEETTELLLDLNSFLEGNSYARDTECSTRGIEAIFQLQSIQGSGTSSRMTMTPDLIEKWFPGDHSDVGGGWAPDCETEENLSNLTLRWILAEAIKFGVKFKPGSIHEYATKHTSIGSLFADAHDYLDFSSPKKCFLLGVTDNEDGAREEQSSRNERMEDCLKRIKETRLSLKDEKEKIKDAFTLKCGHANKFMRLVWWVLELLPIGIRMENKEGKWQNFHVPNLGRSRYVPEYVSLHWSVYWRIKFDRRYRPNNMPEYVRQLFQDLEGIDLKTNKLSNKYDEQDHNNGSEINKSLFNNEQGQELRMGQKASYFATTYNSRFFDSKYLQLKKKFTDWNSNSWADIPDDLEVYLQQDESL; encoded by the coding sequence ATGGATAGTTTCAAGTACATTCACAAACAATATAACAAAAGTGGAACGAGAGGTGACAGTAGCataaattcatcatcacACTCATCATCTggtaaaaatatcattctttgttttgatGGGacaagagaaaattttggacCTCAGCCGTTCACTAATATTTTAAAGTTGTATAACCTTCTTGAAAACAGTGATGGTTCTAAACAAATTTGCTATTACCAACCCGGAATTGGTTCAGTTGGATTTGACGCTGTTGTCGATATCAGAAGACGCCTAACCATTTCCCACTTACAAAATTTGTTAGATTCTATGTTTGCGTTCAGTTTAGACAATCACATATGTTCTGCatacctttttttaatgaagtATTTTGAACCAGGAGATAGGATTTATATGTTTGGCTTTTCTAGAGGAGCTTTTATTGCTAGAGTTCTTGCTGGAATGATTGAGAGAGTCGGACTGTTGAGTAGAGGTTTGGAAGAAATGGTTAAAATGGCTTGGCAAATTTACGAAAAATGGGAATATGACTCGCAGCCCAATGAATTGCAGTATACGAGTACCTTGGCTGAagaattcaagaaaacattCTCACGGGATTGCGAGGTGAAGATACATTTTCAAGGCTTATTTGATTCTGTGAACTCAGTTGGGATATTGAGGGACAGGTTGTTTCCTTGCACCCAGAGAAGCAATATTGTTGAACATGTCCGTCATTGCGTATCCTTGGATGAAAGACGTGGAAAATTCAAGCAGTTATGTTTCACTCCGATGCCGTACATTCCAAGGCTATTTTCATTAGCATATTGTAATCAATTAACTGACCGTTGTTCGACGGTGTCAACTTCTAATGCACTAATGCGTGATCATAGTCCCGAAAACCCTTTGATAAAATATACTTTAAAAAGTGGCGCACATTCCGTTGGTAATCCTTCTCCACTTATTCCTGATAATCATGAAAGGTTGTTATCAAGTAAAAGCGAGGAAACTACAGAATTGCTCCTGGACTTGAATTCATTTTTAGAAGGTAACTCATACGCAAGAGATACAGAATGTTCGACAAGAGGGATTGAGGCCATTTTCCAACTTCAATCTATCCAAGGCAGCGGCACCTCAAGTAGAATGACCATGACACCCGActtgattgaaaaatggtttCCAGGTGATCATTCTGACGTTGGCGGAGGCTGGGCACCTGACTGTGAGACAGAAGAGAACTTGTCAAATCTAACGCTGCGATGGATCTTGGCAGAGGCCATTAAATTTGGAGTTAAATTCAAACCTGGTTCAATACATGAGTACGCTACCAAACATACTTCGATTGGATCTCTATTTGCGGACGCTCATGACTACCTTGATTTCAGCTCGCCAAAGAAATGTTTCCTGTTAGGTGTCACGGATAATGAGGATGGAGCTCGAGAGGAGCAGTCTAGTAGAAATGAGAGAATGGAAGATTGcctaaaaagaataaaagagaCTAGATTGAGCTTGAAAgatgagaaagaaaaaataaaagatgcTTTTACTCTTAAATGTGGACACGCAAATAAGTTCATGAGATTGGTATGGTGGGTGTTAGAATTGCTTCCCATTGGAATACGgatggaaaataaagaaggaAAGTGGCAAAATTTTCATGTACCTAACCTTGGAAGATCTCGTTACGTACCAGAATATGTCAGTTTACATTGGTCAGTCTATTGGAGAATTAAATTTGATCGTAGGTACAGGCCGAATAATATGCCGGAGTATGTTAGGCAATTGTTCCAAGATTTGGAAGGTATTGATTTAAAGACTAAtaaactttcaaataaatatgaTGAGCAAGATCATAATAATGGGAGTGAAATCAACAAGAgccttttcaataatgaGCAAGGGCAGGAACTCCGCATGGGTCAAAAAGCAAGCTATTTTGCGACGACCTACaattcaagattttttgacaGCAAATACTtacaattgaaaaaaaaatttacgGATTGGAATAGTAATTCATGGGCAGATATTCCAGATGACTTAGAAGTATACCTACAGCAAGATGAATCGCTTTAG
- the GEA2 gene encoding Arf family guanine nucleotide exchange factor GEA2 (Guanine nucleotide exchange factor for ADP ribosylation factors (ARFs)~similar to YEL022W) — protein sequence MSDKGFVTVDPVTIIIKECINLSTAMRKYSKFTSQSGVAALLGGGSEIFSNQDDYLAHTFNNLNTNKHNDPFLSGFIQLRLMLNKLKNLDNIDSLTILQPFLLIVSTSSISGYITSLALDSLQKFFTLNIINESSQNYIGAHRATVNALTHCRFEGSQQLSDDSVLLKVVFLLRSIVDSPYGDLLSNSIIYDVLQTILSLACNNRRSEVLRNAAQSTMIAVTVKIFSKLKTIEPVNVNQIYINDESYTNDVLKADTIGTNVESKKGGSQEDPIAIEVNDEEAISEDDGTEEGHIHSEKNTNGAEQLEIVQKTTRSNSRIQAYADDNYGLPVARQYLNLLLSLIAPENELKHSYSTRIFGLELIQTALEISGDRLQLYPRLFTLISDPIFKSILFIIQNTTKLSLLQATLQLFTTLVVILGNNLQLQIELTLTRIFSILLDDGTANNSNPENKNKPSIIKELLIEQISILWTRSPSFFTSTFINFDCNLDRADVSINFLKALTKLALPESALTTTESVPPICLEGLVSLVDDMFDHMKDIDREEFSRQENEMEILKKRDRKTEFIECTNAFNEKPKKGIPMLIEKGFIASDSDKDIAEFLFKNNNRMNKKTIGLLLCHPDKVSLLNEYIRLFDFSGLRVDEAIRILLTKFRLPGESQQIERIIEAFSSAYCENQEYDPSKISDNAEDEISTVQPDADSVFILSYSIIMLNTDLHNPQVKEHMSFEDYSGNLKGCCNHKDFPFWYLDRIYCSIRDKEIVMPEEHHGNEKWFEDAWNNLISSTTVITEIKKDTQSIMDKLTPLELLNFDRAIFKQVGPSIVSTLFNIYVVASDDHISTRMITSLDKCSFISAFFDFKDLFNDILNSIAKGTTLINTSHDDELSTLAFEYGPMPLVQITFEDTNTEIPVSTDAVRFGRSFKGQLNTVVFFRIIRRNTDPKIFSKKLWSNIVNIILTLYEDLILPPDIFPDLQKRLKLSNLPKPSPEISINKSKESKGLLSTFASYLKGDEEPTEEEIKSSIKAMECIKSSNIAASVFGNESNITVDLIRTLLESAKTEKDADNSRYFEAELLFIIELTIALFLFCKEERELGKFILQKVFQFSHTKGLTKRTVRRMLTYKILLISLCTDQTEYLSKLINEELLKKGEIFTQKFFATNQGKEFLKRLFSLTESDFYREFLLGNENFWKFLRKVTAMKEQSESIFEYLNESIKTDANILTNENFMWVLGLLDEISSMGAVGNHWEMEYKKLTESGHKVDKENPYKNSIELSLKSIQLTSHLLEDNNDLHKNEIFAIIQALAHQCINPCKQVSEFAVVTLEQTLINKIEIPTDEMESVEELIEGGLLPLLNSSEKQEDQKILISSILTIISNVYLHYLKLGKTSNETFLKILSIFNKFVEDSEIEKKLQQLILDKKSIEKDVNGSSSRESLHEQTREPNDLQAEAAATIDDNTDEDNKPKFSDEDSTERRE from the coding sequence ATGAGTGATAAAGGATTCGTCACGGTAGATCCTGTCACTATCATAATCAAAGAATGCATTAATTTATCAACAGCAATGCGGAAATACTCCAAATTTACCTCCCAATCTGGAGTGGCCGCTTTACTGGGGGGAGGAAGTGAAATATTTAGCAATCAAGACGACTACTTGGCCCACACATTCAACAATTTGAACACTAACAAGCACAATGATCCATTTTTGTCTGGCTTCATTCAGTTAAGACTCATGTTGAATAAACTGAAAAATCTGGACAATATAGATTCACTGACCATATTGCAGccatttttattaattGTGAGCACAAGTTCTATTTCTGGTTATATCACTTCCTTGGCCCTGGATTCTCTGCAGAAATTCTTTACCTTGAATATTATCAACGAATCATCCCAAAACTATATTGGCGCACATAGAGCAACCGTAAACGCCCTAACGCATTGTAGATTTGAAGGATCTCAACAACTTTCTGATGATTCAGTTCTTCTGAAAGTCGTGTTTTTACTGCGTTCAATCGTCGATTCGCCTTACGGAGATTTATTGTCAAACTCTATCATATATGATGTATTGCaaacaattctttcattggCTTGTAACAATAGGAGGAGCGAAGTCCTCAGGAATGCTGCTCAATCAACAATGATAGCTGTAACTGTAAAGATTTTCTCAAAACTAAAGACTATTGAGCCTGTTAATGTTAATCAAATATACATCAATGATGAAAGTTACACAAATGACGTATTAAAGGCCGATACGATTGGCACAAATGTAGAATCCAAAAAAGGAGGAAGCCAAGAAGATCCCATTGCCATAGAAGTGAATGATGAGGAAGCTATTAGCGAAGATGATGGCACTGAAGAGGGACATATTCATTCAGAGAAGAACACAAACGGGGCCGAACAACTAGAAATTGTGcaaaaaacaacaagatCAAATTCCAGAATCCAAGCATATGCTGATGATAACTATGGATTGCCCGTGGCTCGGCAATACTTAAACTTATTACTATCATTGATTGCACCggaaaatgaattaaaACACTCATACTCCACTAGAATCTTTGGCCTGGAGTTAATTCAAACGGCATTAGAAATTTCAGGTGATCGATTGCAGCTATATCCACGGCTTTTCACACTAATTTCAGATcccattttcaaaagcatTCTGTTTATCATCCAGAACACTACAAAGTTGTCACTACTTCAAGCCACATTACAGCTATTTACTACTCTAGTTGTTATATTGGGTAATAATTTACAATTGCAGATTGAGCTCACTCTaacaagaatattttccatcCTTTTAGATGATGGTACTGCAAATAATTCGAATCCTGAAAATAAGAACAAAccatcaataataaaggAACTTCTAATTGAGCAAATATCTATCTTATGGACTAGATCtccatctttttttacttctACCTTCATCAATTTCGATTGTAATCTCGATAGGGCAGATGTTTCcataaactttttgaagGCCTTGACGAAATTGGCCTTACCAGAATCCGCCTTAACCACTACGGAAAGTGTACCACCCATTTGCCTTGAGGGGTTAGTTTCCTTAGTCGACGATATGTTCGATCACATGAAAGACATTGACAGAGAAGAATTTAGCAGGCAAGAGAATGAAatggaaattttaaaaaagagGGACCGTAAAACAGAATTTATAGAATGTACCAATGCATTTAATGAAAAGCCCAAAAAAGGTATTCCAATGTTAATAGAAAAAGGGTTTATTGCTTCCGACTCCGATAAAGATATTGCtgagtttcttttcaaaaataataatcgtatgaataaaaaaactatcGGTTTGCTACTCTGCCATCCAGACAAAGTAAGTTTGTTGAATGAATATATTCgtttatttgatttttcagGGTTAAGGGTCGATGAAGCTATTAGGATTTTGTTGACAAAATTTAGATTGCCTGGTGAATCGCAGcaaattgaaagaattattgAGGCTTTCTCATCGGCATATTGTGAAAATCAAGAGTATGATCCATCTAAGATTAGCGACAACGCGGAGGATGAAATTTCTACTGTCCAACCAGATGCTGATtctgttttcattttaagTTATTCAATTATCATGTTGAACACGGACCTACATAACCCTCAAGTGAAGGAACACATGTCATTTGAAGATTATTCTGGTAACTTAAAGGGATGCTGTAATCACAAAGACTTCCCCTTCTGGTATTTGGATAGAATTTACTGTTCAATCAGAGACAAAGAAATTGTCATGCCTGAAGAGCACCATGGCAACGAAAAGTGGTTTGAAGATGCTTGGAATAATCTGATATCTTCAACCACCGTGATAactgaaataaaaaaagacacGCAATCTATCATGGATAAATTAACACCCTTGGAGCTTTTGAACTTTGATAGAGCAATTTTTAAACAAGTTGGCCCAAGCATTGTTAGTACTTTATTCAACATTTACGTAGTTGCATCTGATGACCATATCTCGACTAGAATGATAACAAGTTTGGACAAATGCTCCTTTATTTCAGCATTTTTTGACTTCAAAGATCTCTTTAATGATATACTGAACTCTATTGCTAAGGGAACTACTTTAATTAATACAAGCCATGATGATGAGCTTTCAACTCTAGCATTCGAATATGGCCCAATGCCATTGGTGCAAATTACATTCGAAGATACCAATACAGAGATTCCAGTCAGCACGGATGCTGTTAGATTTGGTAGGTCATTTAAGGGTCAACTAAATACAGTAGTTTTTTTCCGCATTATCCGTAGGAACACAGATCCTAAGATTTTCTCGAAGAAATTATGGTCAAACATTGTTAATATAATTCTAACACTGTACGAAGACTTGATTTTACCTCCTGATATTTTCCCTGATTTGCAAAAGAGATTGAAATTAAGCAACTTACCTAAGCCATCCCCTGAAATTTCTATCAACAAGAGCAAGGAAAGCAAAGGCCTCTTATCAACATTTGCTTCTTATTTGAAGGGCGATGAAGAACctacagaagaagaaatcaaatcCTCAATAAAAGCGATGGAGTGCATAAAATCGAGTAATATTGCCGCATCTGTCTTTGGAAATGAGTCAAATATTACCGTGGATCTAATAAGAACTTTACTGGAGTCTGCCAAAACTGAGAAAGACGCAGATAATTCCAGGTATTTTGAGGCAGAacttttatttatcataGAATTGACAATTgcattatttttgttttgcaaAGAAGAGAGGGAATTAGGAAAGTTCATACTTCAAAAGgttttccaattttctcACACAAAAGGCCTCACGAAAAGGACTGTTCGTAGAATGCTGACatacaaaattttgttgatttctTTATGTACAGATCAGACGGAATATTTATCCAAATTAATAAATGAAgagttgttgaaaaaaggcGAAATTTTCacccaaaaattttttgcaactAACCAAGGTaaggaatttttaaaaagatTATTTTCATTGACTGAATCAGACTTTTATAGAGAATTTTTGTtaggaaatgaaaatttttggaaatttttaaGAAAAGTTACAGCGATGAAAGAGCAAAGCGAGagcatttttgaatatttaaATGAATCGATCAAGACGGACGCGAATATTTTGACAAATGAGAATTTCATGTGGGTTTTGGGATTGTTAGATGAAATATCATCAATGGGTGCTGTTGGCAACCACTGGGAAATGGAGtataaaaaattgacaGAGAGTGGTCATAAAGTCGATAAGGAAAATCCGTACAAGAACTCGATCGAGTTATCGTTGAAATCCATTCAACTGACGTCACATTTATTGGAAGATAATAATGATCTGCATAAAAACGAGATATTTGCTATCATTCAAGCTTTGGCACACCAATGCATCAATCCGTGTAAGCAGGTAAGTGAATTTGCAGTGGTGACGCTAGAACAGACGCTTATCAATAAAATCGAAATTCCGACTGATGAGATGGAATCGGTAGAAGAATTAATTGAAGGTGGATTACTACCGTTGCTAAATTCGAGTGAAAAACAGGAGGACCAGAAAATCCTCATTTCATCCATATTAACGATAATCTCAAACGTTTATTTAcattatttgaaattggGGAAGACAAGCAACGAAAcgttcttgaaaattttgagtattttcaataaattcgTAGAGGATTCagagattgaaaaaaaattacaacaATTAATACTTGATAAGAAGAGTATTGAAAAGGACGTCAATGGCTCATCATCCCGTGAATCTTTACATGAACAAACACGGGAACCAAACGATCTTCAAGCTGAAGCTGCTGCAACAATTGATGACAATACAGATGAAGATAATAAACCGAAGTTTTCTGATGAAGATAGTACGGAGAGAAGGgaatag